In one window of Meiothermus sp. DNA:
- a CDS encoding RtcB family protein, which translates to MDTTRLIQKSEFEWWLEATPPMGVPGILYASEALLREMDDKVLEQMANVASLPGIVQAVYAMPDAHWGYGFPIGGVAAFREDDGVVSAGGVGFDISCGVRTLHTGLTVEDIAPIKQDLAQGLFRHVPAGVGSIGKIHLEPAEMDTMLQGGAEWAVKQGYGRPEDLERIEEHGRMEGARPELVSLQAKRRQADEMGTLGSGNHYLEVQQVTEVFDTRVAEAFGVAVGDVLVSIHSGSRGLGHQVATDYSRQMVEAAHKYGLELADLELACAPIQSEEGQAYLGAMRAAINCALANRQILTHLAREAFAYLLPRADLRLIYDVSHNTAKLEEHLIEGKPQRLYVHRKGATRAFGPGHPALPEAFRAVGQPVLIGGTMGTASYILVGTPEGEARSLSSSCHGAGRAMSRHQALKQWRGKELVRELGQRGIIVRSPSPRGVAEEAPGAYKDVTAVVDAAHAAGLSRKVARLEPLICIKG; encoded by the coding sequence GCCCATGGGCGTACCGGGCATTCTGTACGCCAGCGAGGCCCTGCTACGCGAGATGGATGACAAGGTACTGGAGCAGATGGCCAACGTAGCCAGCCTGCCGGGCATTGTGCAAGCCGTGTACGCCATGCCCGATGCCCACTGGGGGTATGGCTTTCCGATTGGGGGGGTGGCAGCCTTTCGGGAAGACGACGGGGTGGTCTCGGCGGGCGGGGTGGGGTTCGACATCTCCTGTGGGGTGCGCACCCTGCACACCGGCCTGACGGTGGAAGACATCGCGCCCATCAAACAAGACCTGGCCCAGGGGCTATTTCGCCACGTCCCGGCAGGGGTGGGGAGCATCGGCAAGATTCACCTGGAGCCCGCCGAGATGGACACCATGCTGCAAGGCGGGGCCGAGTGGGCGGTGAAGCAGGGCTACGGCAGGCCCGAAGACCTCGAGCGCATCGAGGAGCATGGCCGCATGGAAGGGGCCCGGCCCGAGCTGGTCTCCCTTCAGGCCAAACGCCGGCAGGCCGACGAGATGGGCACCCTGGGCTCGGGCAACCACTACCTCGAGGTGCAGCAGGTGACCGAGGTGTTTGACACCAGGGTCGCCGAGGCTTTTGGGGTGGCGGTGGGCGATGTGCTGGTCAGCATTCACAGCGGCTCGAGGGGGCTGGGCCACCAGGTCGCTACCGACTATAGCAGGCAAATGGTAGAGGCCGCCCACAAGTATGGCCTGGAGCTCGCCGACCTCGAGCTCGCCTGCGCCCCCATCCAGTCCGAGGAAGGCCAGGCCTACCTGGGGGCCATGCGGGCCGCCATCAACTGCGCCCTGGCCAACCGGCAGATCCTGACCCACCTGGCCCGCGAGGCCTTTGCCTACCTGCTACCCAGGGCCGATTTGCGCCTGATTTACGATGTCTCACACAACACCGCCAAGCTCGAGGAACACCTCATCGAGGGAAAGCCCCAGCGCCTGTATGTCCACCGCAAGGGGGCCACCCGGGCCTTTGGCCCCGGCCACCCGGCCCTACCCGAAGCCTTCAGGGCGGTGGGCCAGCCGGTCTTGATCGGGGGGACGATGGGCACCGCCTCGTATATTCTGGTGGGCACGCCAGAGGGTGAAGCTCGGTCGCTAAGTTCCTCCTGCCACGGGGCCGGACGGGCCATGAGCCGCCACCAGGCCCTCAAGCAGTGGCGCGGCAAGGAGCTGGTGCGGGAGCTGGGCCAGCGGGGCATCATCGTGCGCAGCCCTTCACCCCGGGGCGTGGCCGAGGAGGCCCCCGGCGCCTACAAGGATGTAACAGCCGTGGTGGACGCCGCCCACGCCGCAGGGCTCTCGCGCAAGGTAGCCCGGCTCGAGCCCCTCATCTGTATCAAGGGATAG
- a CDS encoding heavy metal translocating P-type ATPase: MVKELQIGVQGMTCAACVNRVERGLKKLEGVEAASVNLAAESATVAYDPTTTTPQALIEKIQEVGYTPVVAEVELGITGMTCAACVGRVERALKKLDGVLEASVNLATERATVRYLPASTGLAQLKRAVREAGYGVLELGKGQNRADLEREARAKEIANLRRAVLLAAAFAFPLFLIAMLPMLLPPVEEWLMRTFGHGVMTALSWVMLALATPVQFGPGLRFYRHGWKALRSGSPDMNSLVMIGTSAAYFYSLAVVLFPGLFPPQARHVYFEAAGVVITLILLGKYLEALAKGRTSEAMQRLLSLQAKTARVVEGSTEREIPVDEVLPGDLIAVRPGEKIPVDGVVVSGQSYVDESMITGEPIPVLKSEGAQVIGGTLNQNGAFTFRATDVGADTVLAQIIKLVETAQGSKPPIQNLADRVVAVFTPIVLGIALLTAGVWLLFGGEAAVSYALVNTVAVLIIACPCAMGLATPTSIMVGTGKAAEMGVLFRKGEALQTLQEAQVIALDKTGTLTQGKPELTDLRTEEGFEEAEVLRLIASLEQKSEHPIARAVVKEARARGLELLEPQDFEALPGFGVSGQVGIYRVDVGADRYMAQLGVDVSPFAAEAQCLADEGKTPLYAAVNGKLAAILAVADPIKEGTLEAIAALHRQGFEVAMITGDNRRTARSIARQLGIDEVLAEVLPAGKADAVKQLQGRGYRVAFVGDGINDAPALAQADVGMAIGTGTDVAIETADVILISGDLRGVPNAIALSRATLKNIKLNLFWAFAYNVVLIPVAAGVLYPFTGWLLSPVLAGAAMGLSSVFVLSNALRLRAFKPLFEPRAQVPVVRAALA; encoded by the coding sequence ATTGTGAAAGAACTGCAAATCGGCGTTCAGGGCATGACCTGTGCCGCCTGCGTGAACCGGGTGGAGCGCGGGCTGAAGAAGCTCGAGGGGGTCGAGGCGGCCTCGGTCAACCTGGCGGCTGAAAGCGCTACGGTCGCCTACGACCCCACTACTACCACTCCGCAGGCCCTCATTGAGAAGATCCAGGAGGTGGGCTATACCCCGGTGGTGGCCGAGGTTGAATTGGGCATTACGGGCATGACCTGTGCGGCCTGCGTGGGGCGGGTCGAGCGCGCTTTGAAGAAGCTCGACGGGGTGCTCGAGGCGAGCGTTAACCTCGCCACCGAGCGGGCCACAGTGCGCTACCTCCCGGCCAGCACCGGCCTGGCCCAGCTCAAACGGGCCGTGCGGGAGGCCGGGTACGGCGTGCTCGAGCTGGGGAAGGGCCAGAACCGCGCCGACCTCGAGCGCGAAGCCCGCGCCAAGGAGATCGCCAACCTGCGCCGCGCGGTGCTCTTGGCCGCTGCCTTCGCCTTCCCGCTCTTCCTCATCGCCATGCTGCCCATGCTCTTACCGCCCGTCGAGGAATGGCTGATGCGCACCTTCGGGCACGGCGTCATGACCGCACTCTCCTGGGTGATGCTGGCCCTGGCAACCCCGGTGCAGTTCGGCCCCGGCCTGCGCTTTTATCGCCACGGCTGGAAAGCCCTGCGCTCGGGCTCACCCGACATGAACAGCCTGGTAATGATCGGCACCAGCGCGGCCTACTTCTACAGTCTGGCGGTGGTGCTCTTCCCCGGCCTCTTCCCCCCGCAGGCCCGCCACGTCTACTTCGAGGCGGCGGGGGTGGTGATCACGCTGATCCTCTTGGGCAAGTACCTCGAGGCCCTCGCCAAAGGCCGCACCTCCGAGGCCATGCAGCGGCTGCTCTCGCTGCAGGCTAAGACTGCCCGGGTGGTGGAGGGAAGCACCGAGCGGGAAATCCCCGTGGACGAGGTCCTGCCCGGCGACCTAATTGCGGTGCGCCCGGGGGAGAAGATCCCGGTGGATGGGGTGGTGGTCTCGGGCCAGAGCTACGTGGACGAATCCATGATCACCGGCGAACCCATCCCCGTGCTCAAATCCGAGGGGGCCCAAGTCATCGGGGGAACCCTCAACCAAAACGGGGCCTTTACCTTCCGGGCCACCGACGTGGGCGCGGACACCGTGCTGGCGCAGATCATCAAGCTGGTCGAGACGGCCCAGGGATCCAAGCCCCCCATCCAGAACCTGGCCGACCGGGTGGTGGCGGTGTTTACCCCCATCGTGCTGGGGATCGCTCTGCTCACCGCGGGGGTGTGGCTGCTCTTCGGGGGTGAGGCCGCCGTCAGCTACGCCCTGGTCAACACCGTCGCGGTGCTGATCATCGCCTGCCCCTGCGCGATGGGCCTGGCGACCCCCACCAGCATCATGGTGGGCACCGGCAAGGCCGCCGAGATGGGCGTGCTCTTCCGCAAGGGTGAGGCCTTACAGACCCTGCAGGAAGCCCAGGTGATCGCCCTCGACAAGACCGGCACCCTCACCCAGGGCAAGCCGGAGCTCACCGATTTGCGAACCGAGGAGGGCTTCGAGGAGGCCGAAGTGCTCCGCCTGATCGCCTCCCTCGAGCAGAAGTCCGAGCACCCCATCGCCCGGGCCGTTGTGAAGGAGGCGCGGGCTCGGGGGCTGGAGCTGCTCGAGCCCCAGGATTTCGAGGCCCTCCCCGGCTTCGGGGTGAGCGGGCAGGTGGGGATCTACCGCGTGGACGTGGGGGCGGATCGGTACATGGCCCAACTGGGCGTCGACGTGAGCCCCTTCGCCGCCGAGGCCCAGTGTCTGGCCGACGAGGGCAAGACCCCCCTCTACGCCGCCGTTAACGGGAAGCTAGCGGCCATCCTGGCGGTGGCCGACCCCATCAAGGAAGGAACCCTCGAGGCCATCGCCGCCCTGCACCGCCAGGGCTTCGAGGTGGCGATGATCACCGGCGACAACCGGCGCACCGCCCGCTCAATCGCCCGGCAGCTCGGCATCGACGAGGTGCTGGCCGAGGTCCTGCCCGCGGGCAAGGCCGACGCGGTGAAGCAGCTCCAGGGCAGGGGCTACCGCGTCGCCTTCGTGGGCGACGGCATCAACGACGCCCCGGCTTTGGCCCAGGCCGATGTGGGTATGGCCATTGGCACCGGCACCGACGTCGCCATCGAGACCGCCGACGTGATTCTGATCTCGGGCGACCTGCGTGGGGTGCCCAACGCCATCGCGCTCTCGAGGGCCACCCTCAAGAACATCAAGCTCAACCTCTTCTGGGCCTTCGCCTACAACGTCGTGCTGATCCCGGTGGCCGCAGGTGTGCTCTACCCCTTCACGGGCTGGCTGCTCTCGCCGGTGCTGGCCGGGGCGGCGATGGGTCTGTCTTCGGTGTTCGTGCTCTCCAACGCGCTCAGGTTGCGGGCGTTCAAGCCGCTTTTTGAGCCCAGGGCCCAGGTACCCGTTGTAAGGGCAGCGCTTGCTTGA
- a CDS encoding metal-sensitive transcriptional regulator, translated as MRPPSVRDPEGGNVNPIAEHTLHLDPKVRQEARNRLLSAKGHLEGILKMLEGEPYCVDVLKQIKAVQGALDKVGDLVLKSHLEHHVASAAQRGDTDELVAELMEVLKYR; from the coding sequence ATGCGGCCTCCGTCCGTGCGTGACCCAGAGGGAGGGAATGTGAACCCCATCGCCGAGCACACCCTGCACCTTGATCCCAAGGTGCGGCAGGAGGCGCGCAACCGGCTGCTCTCGGCCAAGGGGCACCTCGAGGGCATCCTCAAGATGCTCGAGGGCGAGCCCTACTGTGTGGACGTGCTCAAGCAGATCAAGGCCGTGCAGGGGGCCTTGGACAAGGTGGGCGACCTGGTCTTGAAGAGCCACCTCGAGCACCACGTGGCCAGCGCAGCCCAGCGCGGCGACACCGACGAGCTGGTGGCCGAGCTGATGGAAGTGCTGAAGTACCGTTAG
- a CDS encoding heavy-metal-associated domain-containing protein, translating into MSIELKIEGMSCGHCKMSVEKALKSVLGVEKVEVFLQEGRAIVEGNAPVERLINAVQEEGYAASVRA; encoded by the coding sequence ATGAGCATTGAACTCAAAATCGAAGGCATGAGCTGCGGCCACTGCAAGATGAGCGTCGAGAAGGCCCTTAAGAGTGTGCTGGGGGTGGAGAAGGTGGAGGTCTTCCTGCAGGAGGGCCGGGCCATCGTCGAGGGCAACGCTCCTGTGGAGCGGCTTATCAACGCGGTGCAAGAAGAGGGCTATGCGGCCTCCGTCCGTGCGTGA
- a CDS encoding DUF305 domain-containing protein: MIRTIVALTLALGLALAQTDHSQHGGMAMQSMAALEKLTGKDFDIAYMSMMIEHHKGAVEMAQAVLKVSKDARIRKAAQEIIAVQNKEIGQLTAWLKAWYGVAPSRMYMDMMKSDMKPMMDTAMMSMQAMPGHSMPVDRAFLEGMIPHHQDAIDMSDLALKKATKPELKEFAQQVMAVQRREIEQYREWLKSL; encoded by the coding sequence ATGATTCGAACGATCGTGGCACTTACACTCGCGCTCGGCTTGGCCCTGGCCCAGACCGATCACTCGCAACACGGGGGCATGGCCATGCAGAGCATGGCTGCGCTGGAAAAGCTCACTGGCAAGGACTTCGACATCGCCTACATGTCGATGATGATCGAACACCACAAGGGCGCGGTGGAGATGGCCCAGGCGGTGCTCAAGGTCTCGAAGGACGCCCGCATCCGCAAAGCAGCCCAGGAGATCATCGCCGTGCAGAACAAGGAGATTGGCCAGCTCACGGCCTGGCTCAAAGCTTGGTACGGGGTAGCGCCCTCCCGGATGTACATGGACATGATGAAAAGCGATATGAAGCCCATGATGGACACGGCCATGATGAGCATGCAAGCCATGCCGGGGCATTCCATGCCGGTAGACCGGGCTTTTTTAGAGGGGATGATCCCCCATCACCAAGACGCCATCGACATGTCCGACCTGGCCCTGAAGAAGGCCACCAAGCCTGAGCTCAAGGAGTTCGCCCAGCAAGTCATGGCCGTGCAGCGCCGCGAGATCGAGCAGTATCGGGAGTGGCTAAAGTCCCTTTGA
- a CDS encoding VOC family protein, which produces MDWKLEVVQIPVSDIDRAKHFYAEQCGFAVDLDAQVSDSVRVVQLTPPGSACSIHLSRGIHSMPPGSLEGLQIVVGDIEAARRELLERGVGVSPVRHLEGGVWLEGKGGKWNSFVFFTDPDGNGWVLQERPRA; this is translated from the coding sequence ATGGATTGGAAGCTCGAGGTGGTCCAGATTCCCGTCTCCGACATCGACCGTGCCAAGCACTTCTACGCCGAGCAGTGCGGCTTCGCCGTAGACCTCGACGCACAGGTCAGCGACTCCGTGCGCGTCGTGCAGCTGACCCCCCCCGGCTCGGCCTGCTCGATCCACCTCAGCCGCGGGATCCACAGCATGCCGCCCGGCTCGCTGGAGGGCTTGCAGATCGTGGTGGGTGACATCGAGGCCGCGCGGCGGGAATTGCTCGAGCGGGGGGTGGGGGTAAGCCCTGTCCGGCACCTCGAAGGGGGGGTATGGTTGGAGGGGAAAGGCGGGAAATGGAACTCGTTCGTCTTCTTCACCGATCCCGACGGCAACGGCTGGGTGTTGCAGGAACGCCCCAGGGCTTAG